The following nucleotide sequence is from Psychroflexus torquis ATCC 700755.
CGAAAGCTATTCCAAGAAGGAGTTGTTAAAGAAGACGTGCTTAACACGACCATCCTTAATTTTAAAGATGATAACAGCCTTACATATTGGGAATCCTTAGTTTTAAATCAAGATCTATCAAATGATTCAATTCCTCAAATAGGACTATTAAAAGCCTTTTGGAAAAGTCATTTTAAGATCGATTTAGACATGTTGGTACATCCCAAATTATTCAAATTAATTGGGGCCTATCTGGATCAAGGAGTTTCTGAAAAACGATTTCCTTATCCTGACGTCACCTTTTTGGAGGCTGTTCGTGCGTTACAAAAAAACAGCTTGGTTTCGGTTTTTCAATCTAAAAAGGCTGTTGAATTACTTCATGGTTCTAAAACTACCATAACAAGCCTATTAAGGTGTATCGTAGGGGATCCAGCTTACTTTGAACACTATTTATTTGACCAGCAATTTGCTCATCCTGGTTGGTCTGGTATGGTCGCTACGGTAGAAGAACAACCAGCCACCTTACTTGATCAGAGAAAAATAAGCCTCCAAGATTTTATTTTTCTGGAATTACTTTTAGAAATCGAGGCTTTAGACCAGAGTATTGGACTGGATAAATTGCCCTTGAGTGCCGCCGTAAATTTAGGAGCGCCTTTTGTATTATTTCCGTTTAAAGAAGTTGATCGGTATTGGAAAGTTATAGCCATCTGGCAAGAAGCCTTAGAGTGGAGTTATCACAGTCAAGTTCTACAGGGATTGGTTCAATCTACAGCAAAAGAAAAAACAGCAACCCCTAGTTTTCAAGCCTTCTTCTGTATTGATGATAGAGAAGAATCGATACGAAGACACTTAGAGCAAGCATCTCCAGACTGTGAAACCTTTGGTACACCTGGACATTTCGGAATGGTGGCGATGTACCAACCAGAGTCGGGAAAATTTTACACACAAGTCTGTCCTGGTTCTTTAACTCCTAAACACCTTATCAAAGAGAAAGGAAGGGCGGTTAAAAACGGAAAAGACATTCATTTCCATAAAGCATCACATCGGTTATTTACAGGGTGGTTGTTGTCACAAACGATTGGCTTTTGGTCTGCGGTACGCTTGTTTTTTAATTTATTTAAACCCCAAGTATCTCCGGCACATTCCTCTGCTTTTGAACATATGGAGAAGGCAGCGACGATTCTAGTTGAACATAAAGATAATGCTGAAGAAAATGGTTATCAAGTAGGATATACCGTTGAAGAGATGGTTGAAATTGTGTATGGATTATTAAAGAGCACGGGGTTGACGACCAACTTTGCTCCATTGGTTTACTTGATAGGTCACGGGGGTAGTAGCACCAACAACCCGTATTATGCTGGTTACAATTGTGGTGCGTGTTCTGGTAGAGCAGGCTCGGTAAACAGTCGTGCGGTTGCTGAAATGGCCAACAGAGAAGATGTTAGAAAAGCACTAGAAGCAAAACATATCTGTATTCCTAGCACCACCTATTTTTTGGGTGGCTTACACGATACGACTCGTGATGAGGTGACGTTTTATGATGAAGTTACGCTTTCGCGAAAGCTTACAGAAGCACATGACACACACAAAGCACAGTTTGACAAAGCTTTATCTCACAATGCTAAAGAGCGATCAAGACAATTTTTATTGACCAATAGCAAGCGAGACGCGATTAAAGTGCATAACGAAGTAAAGAACCGATCTACTGCCTTGTTCGAACCTCGACCAGAATTGAACCATTCTAATAACACACTTTGCATTGTAGGGCGTAGATCTTTGACTAAAAGTGTCTTTTTAGATCAGCGTGCTTTTTTAAATTCCTATGATTATAAGCAAGATCTAAACAGTATACAATTAAAAAGCATTTTACAAGCAGCCACTCCTGTTTGTGGAGGGATTAACCTCGAGTATTACTTCTCTAGTGTAGATAATGAAAAATTAGGCGCTGGGTCTAAACTGCCACATAATGTGATTGGCCTTTTTGGAGTAGCCAACGGGATTAAAGGGGACTTACGTCCTGGATTGCCTTCTCAAATGATAGATGTGCACGCCCCTTTACGGTTAATGATGATCATAGAGCATTATCCAGAAGTTGTCATGCAACTTATTCAAAACGATACTGAACTCTGGAACTGGTATAAAAATGAATGGGTAAAACTAGCGATCATACATCCTGAAACCAAAGCCATCTCTTATCTATCTCAAGGGAAATTAAAATCCTATGAACCTCCTACAAATAAGATGGAGACCCTTTCCGATTTAGAAACTGTTTTTGAAAATCATTCTACCAATTTACCGGTGTACCAGCTCAACGTATCATAACCATGGAAAACCTAATACCCCTATTTTTATTCATCCCATTTTTGGGATTAATAATCAGCCTTTTCTTCCCAGAAACTCAAGAAAAAGCAATCAGTACCACGATTCATATCGCTATGGGAACCTATGTGCTTTTTACAATTGCTTTTGTTATCGCTTGGTTATGGAAAGGTGCTGACAACCTAAATATCAAAGAAATATCAGTCTACCGTTCTGGCAATTATAATTTTTTTATCGATTTTTATTTTGATAAAATATCTGCTATATATCTTTTATTCTCTGGCTTTCTATCCTATTTAATTGCCATTTACAGCAGTGTGTACCTCCATAAAGAACCTGGATATAAACGCTTTTTCACCACCTTTTTATTATTCTTTATTTCCGTTCAGATTATTGTCCTAGCCGGCAATTTTGAAACCCTATTTATAGGTTGGGAAATCTTAGGTGTGTCTTCTTTTTTGCTGATCGCTTATTACCGCCATCGCTATTTACCAGTGCGCAACGGATTGAAGGTTTTTTCCATCTACAGAATTGCAGATGTTGGCATTTTAATAACCATGTGGTTAAGTCATCATCTGTGGCACGAAAACATCACTTTTGAGCAGTTAAACAACTCTCAGTTGGTGTCAGAACATCTGGTTTCTCACCCTTGGATAAGTATCATTATATCTCTAGCCATTCTTCTATCAGCAAGTGTGAAATCTGCACAATTTCCATTTTCCTCTTGGTTGCCTAGAGCTATGGAAGGCCCTACCCCTTCTAGTGCTATTTTTTATGGTTCGATTGCCGCTCATATTGGTGTGTTCCTACTATTGCGTACCGCAGCTTTTTGGCAACAGCTAGTTGTCATTAAGCTTATAGTCATCGCATTGGGAATTATAACAGCAATCGTAGCTACCATTTCTTCCAGAGTGCAGTATTCTGCTAAGGCTCAAATAGCCTATTCGTCAGTAGCTCAAATAGGAATTATTTTTGTAGAAGTAGCTCTAGGACTTGAGAATATTGCATTGATTCATTTGGTGAGCAATGCCTTTTTAAGGAGTTACCAATTGTTAATTAGCCCATCTATGGTGGCCTATTACATCAGAGAGCAATTTTATCAATTTATACCTTATAAAGAAAAACCTAAAAGTGGATGGCTGAAAAAGTACGAAGCTACTCTTTATCTTATAGGATTAAATGAATGGAAACTGGATCAATTACTTTATAAGGTGTTTTGGAATCCTGTAAAACGCATCGGAAATCCATTAACCCGTTTTGAACCAAAACCTGCCGTCCATGTGGTACTTGCCATGCTTCCTATCCCCCTCTTTTTTCTGAGCTTCTTTATCCATTTGTCAGAAACATTACATCGGCTGATACCTGTTGTTATTGCAGGGGTTGCTCTTTTTCTAGTGATTCGCACCTTTTCAGAACGCAAAAATCCTCTGCTGGCTTGGGTCATGTTATCCTTCAGTCACTTATGGGTATTACTTGCCATAACCTTTAACGATAGGTTCTACATTTGGGATGCTACCCTCTATTTATCTGGGGTTATCGTTTCTGGAATTGCAGGTTATATCATACTCTACACCCTTTCTAAAAAGGAAACATTTGATCTAAATAATTTTTATGGATTAGCCTTAAGGCAAAAAAACACGGCCTTCTGGTATCTCATATGCTCTTTAGGCTTGATGGGATTTCCGGTTACGACTACCTTTTTAGGAGAAGACTTGTTATTCACACATATTGAAGAAAACCAATTCCTTTTGGCAGCCTTGATTTCTTTCACTTTTATACTCACAGGCATCAGTTTAATGCGCATATATGCTCGTGTTTTTTTGGGACCTACAAAAGGTACAGAAACTCCAATGGCAAGAAGATCCTCCTAGATTCTTACTAAAAACATCTTAACCCTTTAATTCAAAAATAAATGAAAACAAAAATTAAAAAATACCTCCCTGCTGATGGTTTTGCAGGATTAAAAGAAAATTTTAAGGCAGATGCCATTTCAGGATTTATTGTCTTCCTGCTGGCCTTACCATTGAGCTTAGGAATTGCTAAAGCCTCAGACTTCCCTCCTATTATGGGACTTATATCAGCAATTATTGGTGGATTATTTGTGAGTTTCTTTATGGGATCTCGTTTATCTATAAAAGGTCCAGCCGCTGGCCTTATTGTTATTGTTGCAGGAGCGGTTGCCGATTTTGGTAATGGAGATCCCATATTGGGTTGGAAACTGGCCCTTGGGGCTATGGTTGTTGCAGGATTGGTTCAAATAGTATTAGGTCTTTTAAAGCTGGGGAAACTCGCCGATTTCTTTCCACTTTCTGCCATACACGGTATGCTTGCTGCGATTGGAATTATCATTATCGTAAAGCAATTGCCTGTCCTGTTAAATGACAACCCCATACTTTCTAAAGGAATGGGACCTCTTGAACTTCTATGGAATATTCCAAACTTCATAAAAAACCTGGATCCAAAAGCATCAATTATAGGAGTGATAAGCTTACTAATTATGCTGTTGTGGCCTCTGATTAAACATAAAACACTAAAGATGATCCCTGCGGCATTATTAGTACTCGTTTTTGCGATCCCTGCAGAACTCTATATGGACTTTGCAAATACCGAACCTTCCTATGCTTTATTGGAGGTGGGAAGTCTTATTGACAACTTGAATATCAATGCCAGTTTTGACGGGATATCCCAAACAGGAACCTTTATAAAGTATGTTGTCATGTTTGCACTAGTGGGAACTTTAGAATCCTTACTCACTGTAAAAGCGGTAGATATGCTGGACCCTTATAAGCGTAAGTCCAATATGAACAAAGACCTCATCGCTACTGGTATAGGAAACACTATTGCCGCTTTTCTTGGTGGTTTCCCAATGATTTCTGAAGTAGCACGTAGCTCAGCAAACGTTGCAAATGGGGCTAAAACAAGATGGGCGAACTTCTTTCACGGTTTTTTTATTTTAGTATTCCTTTTACTAGCAGCTCCAATTTTAGAAATGATTCCTAATTCTGCATTAGCAGCAATGTTGGTTGCCGTAGGAATTAAATTAACCCACCCTAGAGAGTTCAAGCATATTTTTAAAATAGGAAAAGAGCAATTGGCCATTTTCGTAGTCACTATAGTCGTGACCCTAGGCGAAGATTTATTGATAGGAATTTTAGCAGGAATGCTGCTAAAAATAATTATCCATATGTTTAATGGAACTCCTATTTCCTCTTTCTTTAAGGCGCCTACACTAGTCTCTAGATTAGGAGATAAATACGTAGTTGAAATAGATAAAGCAGCTGTTTTCACAAACTATCTAGGGATCAAAAGGGACTTAGAAGATATTCCACAAGGGCTAGAAATCACCATTGATTTACATAAAACCAACCTTGTAGACCATTCTGTGATGGAAAACCTAGAACATTTTAAAAACGAATATGAGTCCAATGGCGGCACTGTCCTGCTTAAAGGATTAGAACATCACAGAGCAATGTCTGACCATCCCTTTGCTGCTAGAAAAAAACAAAATACTATTTAGTGTCTGGTCAGAAATACAGCAAAATTTAAAATGTTTCTTTTTCCAACTAGTCACTGTATAAATAATTTTAAAAGCTGTGGTGTCTCATAAACTCAACACAGCTTTTTTTTAAAATTTTATATGAAAAATTATATCAAACTAATATTGCTTTTATGTGCCGTATATATGTCAAATGCACAAGAGCAAAACCGGAGTCATTCCAGTTCTTGGAATAGCTTTATACCCACAGTAAGAATTGACAACTCCTTTTATGTCACATCAGAATTTCATTTTAGACGGACTCATTTTTTACAGGAGTGGGAACAATTTATCGCGAGACCTGCTATCCACTTTAAGAAGAATGAAACCTATGATTTTGCCTTAGGGTATAGCTATATTAGAAACTATGCGTTTTCAGATTTTACGATTCCTATAGACGCGAATGAGCACAACTTGTGGCAGCAGGTTCAGTTAGAGCACTCACGAGAGAAAATTAAATTTAAGCACCGGTTTAGGTTAGAAGAGCGTTTTATCGATAAACTAGTCACCACTTCAAACGGGACTTATGACAGTGATGGAAACACGTATAACACTAGATTTAGATATCGATTTACCTTAACCAGACCCCTTCTAAAGATTGATGATAACAAAAGTATTTCTATAGAACTATTTGATGAATTATTTATCAATCTAGAGGAGGGCATTAGACCAAAATCATTCAACCAGAACTGGTTTTACGCTGGCTTGAAATATCCCATCACTACAAGAATAGGGGTAGGTATAGGATATCATAACATAGGTTTGAATGGTGGTAAACATACTTTTATTACCAATCATATTTTACAGACAACTCTTACCTATGTGATGAATTAACTACCCCGAGGCAGAGCCGTCGGGGTATCAAAACAAACGTAACTGATTTTTGTGCAATTCCGTGTATTTTGATCTTCCTTTATTTTGAAGATATTTCTTTATGACTTATTCATTTGCGTACTGGCCCACTGTATTGACATAATAACCACTTGTCCAAAACCTGCCTCCCCAAACCCTCTGCCATTATTATAATTGTATTTTCATAATCAGCACTAGTGAGGTTCTCTTTGTTATTATTTAAAAAAGACCAGAAATCTAAACGAATAGCGAAGGAAAGTAAAGTTGCTTTAAACGAAGAAAAACTTTAGAACGTAAGTAAGAATGAGAACGACGAGGTGCAAAAGGCCGTCAGACAAAACAAAAAAGTAAGTTTACGTTCTGGTGGTGAGCGTAACCGTTTGCATCTGGCAACGACCTTAAAAGAAAAGGGCAACGTATTACTTTTTGATGAGCCAACAAATGATTTGGATGTAAACAGACTAAGAGCTTTAGAAGAAGGTTTAGAAAACTTTGCAGGGTATGCGGTCGTTGTTAGCTATAACAGATGGTTTTTTAGACCGTATTTGTACATTTATTTTAGCTTTTAAAGGCAATAGGGAGGTCTATTTCTTTGAAGATGGCTTTAGTAAACACGTATTAGCTTTAGACCTACAGAATAAAAATTTAAAAATTATTTTAAAACAAATTGTGTGCGTTCAAATTATAAGTGCGACTCAAATTACTTACTGTTCCTAATAATTCGGGGTTGACATAATTTGGGATGGGTTTGTGTTTTAATTCCGATAACATTCTTTG
It contains:
- a CDS encoding DUF2490 domain-containing protein, giving the protein MKNYIKLILLLCAVYMSNAQEQNRSHSSSWNSFIPTVRIDNSFYVTSEFHFRRTHFLQEWEQFIARPAIHFKKNETYDFALGYSYIRNYAFSDFTIPIDANEHNLWQQVQLEHSREKIKFKHRFRLEERFIDKLVTTSNGTYDSDGNTYNTRFRYRFTLTRPLLKIDDNKSISIELFDELFINLEEGIRPKSFNQNWFYAGLKYPITTRIGVGIGYHNIGLNGGKHTFITNHILQTTLTYVMN
- a CDS encoding SulP family inorganic anion transporter → MKTKIKKYLPADGFAGLKENFKADAISGFIVFLLALPLSLGIAKASDFPPIMGLISAIIGGLFVSFFMGSRLSIKGPAAGLIVIVAGAVADFGNGDPILGWKLALGAMVVAGLVQIVLGLLKLGKLADFFPLSAIHGMLAAIGIIIIVKQLPVLLNDNPILSKGMGPLELLWNIPNFIKNLDPKASIIGVISLLIMLLWPLIKHKTLKMIPAALLVLVFAIPAELYMDFANTEPSYALLEVGSLIDNLNINASFDGISQTGTFIKYVVMFALVGTLESLLTVKAVDMLDPYKRKSNMNKDLIATGIGNTIAAFLGGFPMISEVARSSANVANGAKTRWANFFHGFFILVFLLLAAPILEMIPNSALAAMLVAVGIKLTHPREFKHIFKIGKEQLAIFVVTIVVTLGEDLLIGILAGMLLKIIIHMFNGTPISSFFKAPTLVSRLGDKYVVEIDKAAVFTNYLGIKRDLEDIPQGLEITIDLHKTNLVDHSVMENLEHFKNEYESNGGTVLLKGLEHHRAMSDHPFAARKKQNTI
- a CDS encoding proton-conducting transporter membrane subunit — encoded protein: MENLIPLFLFIPFLGLIISLFFPETQEKAISTTIHIAMGTYVLFTIAFVIAWLWKGADNLNIKEISVYRSGNYNFFIDFYFDKISAIYLLFSGFLSYLIAIYSSVYLHKEPGYKRFFTTFLLFFISVQIIVLAGNFETLFIGWEILGVSSFLLIAYYRHRYLPVRNGLKVFSIYRIADVGILITMWLSHHLWHENITFEQLNNSQLVSEHLVSHPWISIIISLAILLSASVKSAQFPFSSWLPRAMEGPTPSSAIFYGSIAAHIGVFLLLRTAAFWQQLVVIKLIVIALGIITAIVATISSRVQYSAKAQIAYSSVAQIGIIFVEVALGLENIALIHLVSNAFLRSYQLLISPSMVAYYIREQFYQFIPYKEKPKSGWLKKYEATLYLIGLNEWKLDQLLYKVFWNPVKRIGNPLTRFEPKPAVHVVLAMLPIPLFFLSFFIHLSETLHRLIPVVIAGVALFLVIRTFSERKNPLLAWVMLSFSHLWVLLAITFNDRFYIWDATLYLSGVIVSGIAGYIILYTLSKKETFDLNNFYGLALRQKNTAFWYLICSLGLMGFPVTTTFLGEDLLFTHIEENQFLLAALISFTFILTGISLMRIYARVFLGPTKGTETPMARRSS
- a CDS encoding YbcC family protein translates to MHTDQKIFDEAVVLHHLRHYLPAQAPLKDFVHHNTLHAFDNFSFFEALQKANSTFGYKTALSLKEYRKLFQEGVVKEDVLNTTILNFKDDNSLTYWESLVLNQDLSNDSIPQIGLLKAFWKSHFKIDLDMLVHPKLFKLIGAYLDQGVSEKRFPYPDVTFLEAVRALQKNSLVSVFQSKKAVELLHGSKTTITSLLRCIVGDPAYFEHYLFDQQFAHPGWSGMVATVEEQPATLLDQRKISLQDFIFLELLLEIEALDQSIGLDKLPLSAAVNLGAPFVLFPFKEVDRYWKVIAIWQEALEWSYHSQVLQGLVQSTAKEKTATPSFQAFFCIDDREESIRRHLEQASPDCETFGTPGHFGMVAMYQPESGKFYTQVCPGSLTPKHLIKEKGRAVKNGKDIHFHKASHRLFTGWLLSQTIGFWSAVRLFFNLFKPQVSPAHSSAFEHMEKAATILVEHKDNAEENGYQVGYTVEEMVEIVYGLLKSTGLTTNFAPLVYLIGHGGSSTNNPYYAGYNCGACSGRAGSVNSRAVAEMANREDVRKALEAKHICIPSTTYFLGGLHDTTRDEVTFYDEVTLSRKLTEAHDTHKAQFDKALSHNAKERSRQFLLTNSKRDAIKVHNEVKNRSTALFEPRPELNHSNNTLCIVGRRSLTKSVFLDQRAFLNSYDYKQDLNSIQLKSILQAATPVCGGINLEYYFSSVDNEKLGAGSKLPHNVIGLFGVANGIKGDLRPGLPSQMIDVHAPLRLMMIIEHYPEVVMQLIQNDTELWNWYKNEWVKLAIIHPETKAISYLSQGKLKSYEPPTNKMETLSDLETVFENHSTNLPVYQLNVS